The sequence GAGGGTGGGCACGGCCATATCGCTGGTCTTCTCGCGCCGGAGCCCGTCCGCCCCGGTCTCCACCTCGCCGAGCACGGCGACGACGGGCACCAGGACGCGTGCGCCGGCCAGCGCCGACAGCAGACGGGGCTCGGCGCTCCGGTCCCGGTCGTAGGCGGCCAGCGCCTCGGTCACGGCCGGATCGGCGGAGCCGTCGTCGTCGCCGAAGCCGGGGTCGGGGATGTTTTTCTGCACGTCCGCGAGCGTATCGGCTGGTGGGTGCGCGCCCGCCGCGCGGGGGCGCCGGGTGCCGGTCAGGTGCGGGGGCGGGTGCGCCACAGGACGGTGCCGGCGGTCACGAGCAGGACGCCGACGCCGCCCGCGGTCCAGGGGATCCAGGACGCGGGGTCGCCGATGTCGTCGGGCTCGGGGGTGGGGCCGGGGCCGAAGTAGCGCCCGGCGTAGGCGGCGGGGGCCGGCTTCTCGGGCGCGGGCTTGAGGGCGGCGGCCCGTTCGAGGGCCGCGGAGGCGTCCGCCAGACCGGCGCCGAACGCGTCGTCGCGGCCGCCCTGGGGGGCGTCCTGGGCGGTGGCGGCCAGGAGTTGTTTGATCTGGGCCGGGCTCAGGTCGGGGTGTTCGGCGCGGATCAGGGCGATGGTGCCGGAGACCAGGGCGGCGGCGGGGCTGGTGCCGTTGCCGTTGTAGTAGGTGCGGTCCGGGTTGGACATGATGATGGTGTCGCCGGGTGCGCAGACCGTCGCGTACCAGTGGCGGGTGGAGAACGCGGTGCGCTGGCGCTGCTGGTCGATGGCGGTGACGGCGATGACGCCCGGATAGGCGGCGGGGTAGGAGATGTGGTCGCCCTTCTCGCCGCCGTTGCCCGCGGAGGCGACGACGGGGATGCCCTTGTCGAGGGCGTACTGGATCGCGGCGTCCTCGCGCGGTTCGGGGTGGGCGGTCTCACTGTCGTCGCCCAGGGACATGTTGATCACATCGGCGCCGTGGTCGGCGGCCCAGCGGATGCCGTCGGCGAGGGCCCCGGCCTTTTCGGTACGGGCCCGGTCGCGCTGGGGATCCTTGTCCTCCAGGATGACGCGGACGGGCAGGATCTTGGCCTCGGGGGCGATGCCGAGGACGCCGTCCTGGCGGCCCGCGCCGTGGCCGTGGCCCGCGATGACGCTGGCCATACCGGTGCCGTGGTCGGCCCACTGCCGGTCGCCGGGCCCGGCGCCGAAGCCGACCAGGTCCTTCTCCGGCAGCACCTGGCCGGTGAGATCGGGCTGGGTGGCGTCGACGCCGGTGTCCAGGACGGCGACGGTGACGCCCTTGCCCCTGGTCGTGCGCCATGCGTCCTGGGCGTGCATCGCCTGCAACGCCCATTCCTGGGCGCGGACGGTGTCGGCGCGGGCGGGCGGGGACGGCAGGACGGTCAGGGCGGCCGAGGCGAGGGCGAGGGCGGCGGCGCGCAGCGCGGTCGGACGGCTCACGGCTCCTCCGTGGTCTGGACGGGGATGCCCGCCGCCTTGCGCAGGATGGCTTCGATGCGGTCGGCGAGCGCCTTGGCGTCGTGGCCGAGGCCGGACTCGGCGGGCGCGGTGGTGGTGCCGGGGCGGACCGCTGACTCGGCGGGCTGCGGGTCGGTGACGGTGCGGCCGTCGGCGAAGCCGGAGACGGCGTAGACGACGACCGGGACGTCGGTGAGGATGCGGACCGTCCAGCTCGCGCGCTGGGCGCGGCCGAAGCCGTCGGCCGCGGTGCCCTTGGCGGCGTAGGGCAGCGGCAGCATGGTGGTGCGGGCGCCGTCATTGTCGGTGCTGAAGCGGGAGTTGAGCTTCAGCATGCCCGGCGCGTCGGTCTTGGTGGTCAGGGCGCCGACGGTGATGACGCTGGAGCGGGTGGCGTCGGTGTAGGTGGCGCGCAGCAGCCGGGTGCAGCCCGCCGGGGCGAGCGCCTTGGCCAGGGCCGGGTCGAGGGCCTTCGCGCAGCCGCCGTCGGGGGCGACGGCGATCCGGGTCCAGCGCCGGTCGGAGCCGCCGGGGCCGACGCCCAGGCCGTCGACGGTGCGCGGGAAGAGGGTGTCGACGGGGGTGTCGTGCCACAGGTCGCGGCCCTTGGCGAAGGAGTCCGCGGGGGTGGGGGCCGCGTCGGCGGCGCCGGTGAGCCAACTCCCGGCCGCGGCCCCGCCGATCAGGCCCATGCCGAGGACGAGGCAGGCGGCGATGGCCAGCCGGCGACGGCGGGACCGGGGCGCTCGTGCCACAGGTGCGGCCGACGGGGTGGCGGCGCCCGGGTACGGTCCGGTGGCCGCGCCAACCGGCCGGGAAGGGCGGGGAGTCGGCGGCGCGCCGGGGGTACGGCCGCGGGCCCGGCCGCCGGTCCAGAGCGCCTGGCTGTTGGCGAGGTGGAAGGCGGCGGTGTCCTGGAACGACGCCGGGCGCCTGGGCGGGGGCGGCGTTGCCGGGGCGGGCGGCGGGGCCTGGCGCGGGGGCGCGGGCGGGGCGGGCGGGTACCCGGCCCCGTGAGGCGGCATCTGCGGGGCGGCCGGCGGCTGCGTACGGGGGCGGGGCGGGGCGGGCGGCGGGGTCGCGGGGCGCGGCGGGGCCTGCGGGGGCGGCGGCACGGACGGGTCGGCGGGCACCGGGCGCAGCACGGTGGTCCGTGGGTCCGTGTCGGGCGAGGCGGGCCGGTGCCTGGGCGGGGGCGGCGTCGCCGGTGCGGCCGGCGCGTCCTGGCGCGGCGGCTGCGGGGGTATGGGAGGGGTGTGCTGCGTGCCCGCGCAGTCGGCATCGGTACCCACCCGCGCTCCCCCTTGCGCCGCTCGGCCCGGCCCCGATCCGCAATCGGGGCACGGTGGTTCGTATCCGGACATGATGCCGCTGACCTGCTGGTTGCGGCGTGCCGACACTGTAAGGGCTCTGGCCGCCGACGCTCCAACCTGTGTCCGCTCTGTCGCAATCTCTCCCCTACCCAGTGGTAGTGGACTCTGGCAGGCTGCGGCCATGCCCCACTACCCCGCCGCCGCAGATGCCGTATACGGCGACAAAGCGTCGTACGACCGGGCGACCGCCCGCCTGGACGCGCCGCTGGCCGTCGTCGATCTGCGGGCCTTCGACGCCAACGCGGCCGATCTGGTGCGCCGTTCGCAGGGCAAGCCGATCCGGGTGGCGAGCAAGTCGGTGCGCTGCCGGGCCCTGCTGGAGCGGGTGCTGGCGCGGGACGGCTTCGCCGGGATCATGAGCTTCACGCTGGAGGAGTCGCTGTGGCTGGCCCGCTCCGGCTTCCCGGACGTCCTGCTGGCGTATCCGTCGGCGGACCGGGCCGGGTTCGCCGAGCTGACGGCCGATCCGAAGCTCGCGGCGGCGGTGACGGTGATGGCCGACGACCCGGCGCAGCTGGATCTGATCGACGCGGCCCGGCCGGCGGACGGTGCGGGCGAGGAGATCCGGGTGTGCCTGGAGCTGGACACCTCGTACCAGGTGCTGGGCGGGAAGGTGCGGATCGGTGCGCGGCGCTCGCCGCTGCGGGATCCGGGGCGGCTCGCGGAGCTGGCGCGGCTGGTGGTGCGCCGTCCGGGGTTCCGGCTGGTGGGGCTGATGGCGTACGAGGGGCATGTGGCGGGGGTGGGCGACGAGGTCGCCGGGAAGCCGGTGTTCTCGCGGACGGTCCGGGTGATGCAGGCGGCGGCGCGCCGGGAGCTGGCGCGGCGGCGCTGGGAGGCCGTGCGGGCGGTGCGGGCGGTGGCGCCGCGGCTGGAGTTCGTCAACGGCGGCGGGACCGGCAGTGTGCAGCACACCGCGGCGGAGGCGGCGGTCACCGAGGTCGCGGCCGGATCGGGGCTGTACGTCCCGCGGCTGTTCGACAACTTCCGCTCGTTCCGCGGGCGTCCGGCGGCGCTGTTCGCCCAGCCGGTGGTGCGGCGGCCGGGCCCGGGGGTCGTCACGGTGCTGGGCGGCGGCTATCCGGCGTCGGGGGTGGCGGGCGCGGACCGGCTGCCCGAGCCGTATCTGCCGGCGGGGCTGCGCTACGACCCGCAGGAGGGGCCCGGCGAGGTGCAGACGCCGCTGCTGGGGGCGGCCGCGGACGGGCTGGCGCTCGGGGACAAGGTGTGGTTCCGGCATGCCAAGGCCGGTGAGCTGTGCGAGCGGTTCGCCGCGCTGCACCTCGTCGACGGGGACCGGGTGGTGGCGACGGTGCCGACGTACCGGGGCGAGGGCCGCACCTTCCTGTGACGGTACGGCCCCGGCGCAGGCCGGCCCCGGGGGCGGTCAGCCGTGGATGCGGTCGCTCTGGTCGGGTACGACGGTGCCGTCGGCCCGGCGCACCGGGCCCAGGCTGCCGTCGGGGCGGGTGGCGCCCTCGGTGGAGCAGGGGTAGTTCCCGGACCTGCGGGGCAGCGGCGCGATGAACATCGGGTTGACCAGCCAGCGGCCGTCGGCGTTGTCGTAGCCGCGGCACATCAGCTCGGTCTTGTTGCGGTTGACGGCCAGATGGGCGCCCGTGGCATCGCCGACGAAGGTGACATCGGTGTCGGCGTCGCCGCCGCCGAGCGCGATCCGGTGCGCCCGGTCCTGCCGGTGCCAGGCGGCGGAGCCCTTGACGTGGAAGATCTCCTGGTTGATCCAGCAGCGTTTGCCGGCGATGTAGGGGATCACCTCGCCGTGGCCGTCCCTGACGTCGCCGCAGCCGCGGATGCCGGTGGTCAGCCTGCCGTCGCGGACGATGCTGCGGACGCCGAGGGTGTGCGCGGGGTCCACGCCGACCCCGCCCGACCATGCCTCGGCGACGGTCTCCGAAGTGGCCGAGACGATGTAGACGTCGAATCCGGCGGCCTTGAGGGTGCGGATCAGGTCCTTCTGCTGGGCGTAGTAGCGGATGTAGCCGGCCAGCTTGTGGGTGCCGACGGTCTGTTGGGCGCCGATGGGCGCGGCGAGGTTCTCGGCGCGGGCCTGACGGGCGTAGGCGGTGAGCTGGCCGGGGGTCAGCCCGGCGAACAGCTGGGGCACCCAGGCGTACTCGGGTTTGGTGCGGCGGTGGTTCCAGCGGCCGGCGAACGCCTCCGCGCCGTCCATCGTCTTGGCCTCGCCGCGGATCTCCATGATCTCGTCGGTGCAGGGCGCGTTCTCGGCGGTGGGCAGCGGCCGGCCGGGCGGGACGGCGCTGCCGCACGCCTTGGTCAGGGCGCGGTCGGCGGCGTCGGTGAGCCAGGGGCTGGTGTCCTTCCAGCTCCGGGGCCGCAGGATTTTGTCGTGGCGCAGCGCCCAGGCGAGCGTGGCGTCCGAGATGTCGTTCTTGACGACGGTGTTGTCCCAGTCGAAGGCGGCTACGGGGCGCGGGCCGCCATGGCCTGTACAGCTGCCGCGCTCGTCGATCATTTTCTGGAGGCGGGCGCGGTTGTCGCCGTACCAGGGGATCGTCGTCGAGAGCTGCGGGCAGCGTTCGGGGGTGCGGGGGTGTGCCGCGGCGGTGGCGGGGAGGGTGGTGGCGGCCAGCACGGTGGCCGCCGTCAGGGCCGTGGCGAGGCTGTGGGGGAAGCGCATACGACCTCCAGATGCCGGACAGGAGACCGGGACCGGCACGTGGTGGTGCCGGTCCCGGTGACCGAAAGCGGAAGGTGACGGGGTTTCAGAAAGCGAGATTACAGCGGGGTGACGTATGCGCCCGCGATTCCGCCGTCGACGAGGAATTCCGCGGCGTTGACGAACGAGGAGTCGTCGCTGGCGAGGAAGGCGACGGCGGAGGCGATCTCCTCCGGCTCGGCGAACCGTCCCACGGGCACGTGCACCAGGCGGCGCGCGGCGCGCTCGGGGTCCTTGGCGAACAGCTCCTTGAGCAGCGGGGTGTTGACCGGCCCCGGGCACAGCGCGTTCACCCGGATGCCCTCGCGGGCGAACTGCACGCCCAGCTCGCGGGACATCGACAGCACGCCGCCCTTGGAGGCGGTGTAGCTGATCTGGGAGGTGGCGGCGCCCATGACGGCGACGAAGGAGGCGGTGTTGATGATGGAGCCCCTGCCCTGGCGCTGCATATAGGGCAGGGCGTGCTTGCAGCACAGGTAGACGGAGGTGAGGTTGACCTCCTGGACGCGCTTCCAGGCGTCCAGGCCGGTGGTGAGGATGGAGTCGTCGTCGGGCGGCGAGATACCGGCGTTGTTGAAGGCGATGTCGACCGAGCCGTAGGCGTCGAAGGCGGCCTTGTAGAGCGCCTCGACCTCGTCGGAGTCGGTCACGTCGACCTTGACGAAGAGCCCGCCGACTTCTTCGGCGGCCTTCTTGCCCGCCGTCTCGTCGATGTCGGCGCACACGACATGGGCGCCCTCGGAGGCCAGCCGGCGGGCGGTGGCCAGGCCGATGCCGCTGCCGGCTCCGGTGATCACGGCGGTACGGCCGACGAGGCGGCGGCACACTGCGGTCTGGTCGTCACTCACTGGGACTCCTCGGTGCTGATGAAGATGTTCTTGGTCTCGGTGAAGGTGCGCAGCGCGTCCGGGCCCAGCTCGCGACCGAGGCCGGACTGCTTGAACCCGCCGAAGGGGGTCCAGTAGCGCACGCTGCTGTGGGAGTTGACGGAGAGGTTGCCCGCCGCGACGGCCCGCGAGACGCGCAGGGCGCGGCCGACGTCGCGGGTCCACAGGGAGCCGGAGAGGCCGTAGTCGGTGGCGTTGGCCAGCCGTACCGCGTCGGCCTCGTCGTCGAAGGGCATGACGACGGCGACCGGGCCGAAGATCTCCTCGACGGCGCTGCGGTCCTCGGGGCGGCCCTCCAGCACGGTGGCCGGGTACCAGAAGCCCTTGCCGGCCGGGGCCTCGCCGCGGATGGCGGCCGGGGCGTCCTCGGGGACGTAGGACCGCACCCGCTCGCGCTGGGCGGCGGAGATCAGCGGGCCCATCCTGGTGGCCGGGTCGGCCGGGTCGCCGGCGGTGAAGGCCAGGACGGCGGGCTCCAGCAGCTCCATGAAGCGGTCGTAGACGCTCCGCTGGACGAGGATGCGGCTGCGGGCGCAGCAGTCCTGGCCGGTGTTGTCGAGGAAGGAGCCGGGGGCGGCGGCCGCGGCGGCCTCCAGGTCGGCGTCGGCGAAGACGATGTTGGGGCTCTTGCCGCCGAGTTCCAGGGTGAGGCGTTTGGTCTGTTCGGCGCAGCGGGCGGCGATCTGGCGGCCGGTCGCGGTGGAGCCGGTGAAGACGACCTTGGCGACGCCGGGGTGGTCGACCAGTGCGGTGCCGGTGACGGGGCCCTCGCCGGGCAGGACCTGGAAGAGGCCCTCGGGCAGCCCGGCCTCCAGGGCGAGCGCGGCGAGTCGGAGGGCGGTCAGCGGGGTGGTCTCGGCGGGTTTGAGGAGGACGGCATTGCCGGCGGCGAGCGCGGGGGCGGCGCCCCAGGCGGCGATCGGCATCGGGAAGTTCCAGGGGGCGATGACGGCGACGACGCCGAGCGGCTCCTGGACGGTGATGTTCAGTCCGCCCGCGACCGGGATCTGGGTGCCGGTCAGGCGCTCGGCTCCCCCGGCGGCGTAGTGCAGCAGATCGCGGACGTTGCCGGCCTCCCATTCGGCGTTGCCCAGAGGGTGGCCCGCCTCGGTCAGCTCCAGTTCGGCGAGCTGCGGGATCTGGGCGTCGACGGCGTCGGCGAAGCGGCGCAGGAGGCGGGCGCGGTCGCCGGGGGCCACGGCGGCCCAGGCTTCCTGGGCGGCGGCGGCCCGGCGGACGGCGGCGTCGACCTCGGCCGGCGAGGTGGTGGGGACGGTGGCCACCACTTCCTCGGTGGCCGGGTTGAGGATGTTCAGCTCGTGCAGACCATGGGACACGGTGGTTCCTTACATGCGCTCGAAGGAGCGGAAGCGCTCCCAGTCCGTGACCGCGGCGTCGTAGGCGTCCTGCTCGACGCGGGCCATGTGGCGGTAGTGCGCGACGACCTCGTCACCGAAGGCGGCGCGGGCGATCGGGCTGGCCTCCCACAGCTCGGCGGCCTCGCGCAGCGTGGTGGGCACGTGCGCGGCGTCGCCCGCGTAGGCGTTGCCGGTGGTCGCCTCGGGCAGCTCCAGCTCGTTCTCTATGCCGTACAGCCCGGCGGCGACCATCGCGGCGACCGCCAGGTAGGGGTTCACATCGCCGCCGGGCAGGCGGTTCTCCAGGCGGTGGGCGCGGCCGTGGCCGACGACCCGCAGCGCGCAGGTGCGGTTGTCCGGGCCCCAGGCGACGGCGGTGGGGGCGAAGGAGCCGGGGCGGAAGCGCTTGTAGGAGTTGATGTTGGGGGCGTAGAAGAGCGTGAAGTCGCGCATCGCGGCGATCTGCCCGGCGAGGAAGTGCCGCATGACCTGCGACATGCCGTACGGACCGGCGTCATCGGCCAGGACCGGGCGGCCCTGCTCGTCCTGCAGCGAGAGGTGGATGTGACAGGAGTTGCCCTCGCGCTCGTCGTACTTCGCCATGAAGGTGAGCGCCATGCCCTCCTGGGCGGCGATTTCCTTGGCGCCGGTTTTGTAGATCGAGTGCTGGTCGCAGGTGGTCAGGGCGTCGTCGTAGACGAAAACGATCTCGTGCTGGCCGAGGTTGCACTCGCCCTTGGCGGACTCGACGGTCATCCCGGCCGCGCCCATCTCGTTGCGGATGCGCCGCAGGACGGGCTCGACGCGGCCGGTGCCGAGGACGGAGTAGTCGCCGTTCCACTGGTTGGCCGGGGTCATCTCGCGGTAGCCGCGCGACCAGGCGGATTCGTAGGAGTCCTTGAAGAGCATGAATTCCAGCTCGGTGCCGGCGTACGCGGACCAGCCGTGTTCCGCGAGCCGGTCGAGCTGGCGGCGCAGGATCTGGCGGGGCGAGGCGACGACCGGGGAGCCGTCGTGCCAGGCGAGGTCGGCGGTGATCAGGGCGGTGCCGGGGTTCCACGGGGTGCGGCGCAGGGTGCCGGTGTCGCCGTGCATGGCGAAGTCGCCGTAGCCGCGCTCCCAGGAGGACATCTGGTAGCCGTCGACGGTGTTGAGGTCGACGTCGACGGCGAGGAGGTAGTTGCAGCCCTCCGTGCCGTGGTCGAGAACGGTGTCGAGGAAATAGCGGGCGGCGAACCGCTTGCCCTGGAGCCTGCCTTGCATATCGGTGAAGGCGAGGACGACAGTGTCGATCTCCCCGGTGTCGACGAGGGCTCTGAGCTCCTCGACGGAGAGCGGGGGCGTGCGGTCTGCCACGGGATTGCCTCCTGTCACTGCATCCGGAGGTCATAAGGTAGGCACACGAACCATTGATTGGGAAGGGGTGACGGTGGACGGGACATCCGACCGGCTGACGCCGGTGCTGCGACCGGTGCGGGCGGGCAACGGTTTCGAGGAGGCACTGGAGCAGATACTCCAGATCGTCCGGCTGGGA is a genomic window of Streptomyces gilvosporeus containing:
- the mycP gene encoding type VII secretion-associated serine protease mycosin, whose translation is MSRPTALRAAALALASAALTVLPSPPARADTVRAQEWALQAMHAQDAWRTTRGKGVTVAVLDTGVDATQPDLTGQVLPEKDLVGFGAGPGDRQWADHGTGMASVIAGHGHGAGRQDGVLGIAPEAKILPVRVILEDKDPQRDRARTEKAGALADGIRWAADHGADVINMSLGDDSETAHPEPREDAAIQYALDKGIPVVASAGNGGEKGDHISYPAAYPGVIAVTAIDQQRQRTAFSTRHWYATVCAPGDTIIMSNPDRTYYNGNGTSPAAALVSGTIALIRAEHPDLSPAQIKQLLAATAQDAPQGGRDDAFGAGLADASAALERAAALKPAPEKPAPAAYAGRYFGPGPTPEPDDIGDPASWIPWTAGGVGVLLVTAGTVLWRTRPRT
- a CDS encoding amino acid deaminase/aldolase, with product MPHYPAAADAVYGDKASYDRATARLDAPLAVVDLRAFDANAADLVRRSQGKPIRVASKSVRCRALLERVLARDGFAGIMSFTLEESLWLARSGFPDVLLAYPSADRAGFAELTADPKLAAAVTVMADDPAQLDLIDAARPADGAGEEIRVCLELDTSYQVLGGKVRIGARRSPLRDPGRLAELARLVVRRPGFRLVGLMAYEGHVAGVGDEVAGKPVFSRTVRVMQAAARRELARRRWEAVRAVRAVAPRLEFVNGGGTGSVQHTAAEAAVTEVAAGSGLYVPRLFDNFRSFRGRPAALFAQPVVRRPGPGVVTVLGGGYPASGVAGADRLPEPYLPAGLRYDPQEGPGEVQTPLLGAAADGLALGDKVWFRHAKAGELCERFAALHLVDGDRVVATVPTYRGEGRTFL
- a CDS encoding 3-oxoacyl-ACP reductase: MSDDQTAVCRRLVGRTAVITGAGSGIGLATARRLASEGAHVVCADIDETAGKKAAEEVGGLFVKVDVTDSDEVEALYKAAFDAYGSVDIAFNNAGISPPDDDSILTTGLDAWKRVQEVNLTSVYLCCKHALPYMQRQGRGSIINTASFVAVMGAATSQISYTASKGGVLSMSRELGVQFAREGIRVNALCPGPVNTPLLKELFAKDPERAARRLVHVPVGRFAEPEEIASAVAFLASDDSSFVNAAEFLVDGGIAGAYVTPL
- a CDS encoding aldehyde dehydrogenase family protein, with amino-acid sequence MSHGLHELNILNPATEEVVATVPTTSPAEVDAAVRRAAAAQEAWAAVAPGDRARLLRRFADAVDAQIPQLAELELTEAGHPLGNAEWEAGNVRDLLHYAAGGAERLTGTQIPVAGGLNITVQEPLGVVAVIAPWNFPMPIAAWGAAPALAAGNAVLLKPAETTPLTALRLAALALEAGLPEGLFQVLPGEGPVTGTALVDHPGVAKVVFTGSTATGRQIAARCAEQTKRLTLELGGKSPNIVFADADLEAAAAAAPGSFLDNTGQDCCARSRILVQRSVYDRFMELLEPAVLAFTAGDPADPATRMGPLISAAQRERVRSYVPEDAPAAIRGEAPAGKGFWYPATVLEGRPEDRSAVEEIFGPVAVVMPFDDEADAVRLANATDYGLSGSLWTRDVGRALRVSRAVAAGNLSVNSHSSVRYWTPFGGFKQSGLGRELGPDALRTFTETKNIFISTEESQ
- a CDS encoding glutamine synthetase family protein; its protein translation is MADRTPPLSVEELRALVDTGEIDTVVLAFTDMQGRLQGKRFAARYFLDTVLDHGTEGCNYLLAVDVDLNTVDGYQMSSWERGYGDFAMHGDTGTLRRTPWNPGTALITADLAWHDGSPVVASPRQILRRQLDRLAEHGWSAYAGTELEFMLFKDSYESAWSRGYREMTPANQWNGDYSVLGTGRVEPVLRRIRNEMGAAGMTVESAKGECNLGQHEIVFVYDDALTTCDQHSIYKTGAKEIAAQEGMALTFMAKYDEREGNSCHIHLSLQDEQGRPVLADDAGPYGMSQVMRHFLAGQIAAMRDFTLFYAPNINSYKRFRPGSFAPTAVAWGPDNRTCALRVVGHGRAHRLENRLPGGDVNPYLAVAAMVAAGLYGIENELELPEATTGNAYAGDAAHVPTTLREAAELWEASPIARAAFGDEVVAHYRHMARVEQDAYDAAVTDWERFRSFERM